In Planococcus versutus, the DNA window ATTATAATATGGTATCTAGTTGGGTAAAGGCGAAAGATTGGTCTGCTTTACTTGATGTGGTTCCGATAATGGCAGATGCGTTGTGGGTGTTAACCATCCTATCGATTGGGTTAAATATAACGCCTATTCTGTTAGAACTGAAAAACAAAAATAAATAGGATTAATTCAAATTTAGGACAGAATCCATTGAAATACTCAAAATGGATGTGAGGAGACAGAAATGGAAATAAGGATGTTGAATAAAGATGAAGAATTACCAATGGCGCTATTATTGCAAGCTGATCCCTCTAGAAAACTCATCGAGGAATATATTCACAGAGGCACTTGTTTTATAGCTGAAGTGGAACATCAACTTATTGGTATCTGTGTATTACTTCCAACAAGACCTGAAACCATGGAACTTGTAAATATAGCGGTGGTTGAAGATCAGCAAGGCAAAGGGATTGGTAAAAAATTAGTACTTGACGCAATCAAAACCGCACAAAATATGGGCTACAAAACCATTGAAGTTGGAACGGGCAATTCGAGCTTGGGGCAGCTTGCTCTTTATCAGAAATGTGGCTTTAGAATAAATAGCGTAGATGTTAATTTTTTTATCAAGCATTATGCTGAAGAAATTTTCGAAAACGGAATTCAATGCCGAGATATGATTCGGCTATCTCAAGATTTATAAGGTTACAAGCTCTCAACAAGCTTGCCAACATGCTGAATACTATTTACCAAGCTCAAAAAATGGAACTCTCTCATTTTAAGAACAACCAACTAATTTATCTTGGGGGAATACGAGTGAACAACATGCTGAAATTCATGACATTTTTATTCGTTGTCACTTTAATCGTAAGTGGCTGTAATACAAAAAAAGAAGAAGATCTATTTAATTTCAAAGGTTCGCACGTAGGAGATAATAGTGCTGTGATTAACATCGTGAGTCAATTAAAGGGTGCTACGTATTCGAAGGATTTTGAACTTAAAACAACCGAAGAACCGTATGGCATTATTTTGAACTACGATTGGTCGGATTCAGAAATGAATTATAAAAAAACATCTATTTATAATGCTACTTTTTTATTTGCATTAATTGAAAACTTGGACTGGGTAACATTCAATTTTGATAATCAACCATACAAAATAACAAGAGAAAGTCTTCAAAATTGGTATGGTGAAAACCTTAATGAGTTAGAAAACGAAAGCAAAACAGAAAAGCTTATACAGAGGCATTTGGAAGACGACAGTAAAATAAATCAGTTATTCAATTAAAAGTGGAAGTGAAGGCATTTTAACAGCGTAAATTCCGTTGGAATAACTGAAAAAAGGATCGACATTTCTGGCCTGTTATCACAAGTGATGTATTCACTGAAATGTAATGAAAGGGGTGAGCACTTGTCATTTACCATCTATATGATCATTATAAATACGTCATTTTGGCTGATACTCAACTATGGTGTCGCTTATGGAAGTCGCTTATTGCCTAAGGGCATGTTTCAAAAAAATTTCTTTTTCAAAGAAAGATCATTTGAAAGCAGCCTATACAAATCACTCCGAATTAAAAAATGGAAAGATAAATTACCAGCGATGAATGCCACACTCAAAAACTTACAAGACAAACTCACCCCTGACTATCTAGATAAACTAATTATGCAAACGTATTATGCTGAATTTGGGCATTTAACCATTGCTGTATTAGGTTTTCTTTGTATAGTAGTTAACCCAAACGAGTATTTTCTGATGGCTTTTAGTTGTTCAATCGTTAATTTTTTCATTCATCTCCCCTTCTACTTAATTCAAAGGTATAACCGTCCGAGACTAATCAACGTGAGATTCAGAAAAGGTTACTCTTCAACAACAAGCTAGACAACAGAGCAAGGGAGACGGTATCGTGGGTGAAATAGATAAACGAAACAGATTAAGCGAAGAACCTTTTACCTATGAAGTAAGAAAAAACGGAACGGTTGCAATTTTCTTTAGCGGTAAACAAATTAAA includes these proteins:
- a CDS encoding GNAT family N-acetyltransferase; the protein is MEIRMLNKDEELPMALLLQADPSRKLIEEYIHRGTCFIAEVEHQLIGICVLLPTRPETMELVNIAVVEDQQGKGIGKKLVLDAIKTAQNMGYKTIEVGTGNSSLGQLALYQKCGFRINSVDVNFFIKHYAEEIFENGIQCRDMIRLSQDL
- a CDS encoding DUF4825 domain-containing protein — its product is MLKFMTFLFVVTLIVSGCNTKKEEDLFNFKGSHVGDNSAVINIVSQLKGATYSKDFELKTTEEPYGIILNYDWSDSEMNYKKTSIYNATFLFALIENLDWVTFNFDNQPYKITRESLQNWYGENLNELENESKTEKLIQRHLEDDSKINQLFN